The following is a genomic window from Solanum lycopersicum chromosome 6, SLM_r2.1.
atcatatcttTTAAATTGTTCATTTCAAtgtattccttttattttagtattcCTAACCTCTCATAAgagttttctttttatattgtgTATTTAACGGAGTTATTTATTCACtatctatttcaaaataattcaaatgtaaaatagttttttataaCCAAACGACCTGCAGTTCCTTTGGGCTGTACTGTGGACGCTTTAgtagtaaaataaaatgaagtgttTAATTTGGTCTCGGCCTTAAACGAAACACAACAAAGCCACCACAGATCTCTTGGCCGAGAAATAACAGAAAAAATCCCCTTTACAAACAGTAGTAGCAGAATTAGGAGGGGGAAAAAGTCTGCGTGTTCGACAGGGAAAAGGGAGCTCTCCACCTTCTCCTCGGTCTCTCCGTCGCATTATCTATTTATCAAGTTTgtctttttcatatttctttttaccTGTACAAGTTGATTGGAGGAGGAATTTTGGGTGGTTTTCTTCACCGATCTCTTCTCCAAGAAATGTCGGCTATTTCGAATTTCACGGCGTGCCGGCGTTTCCAAAATGGAGCTGCATTAACAAAAGACTCACCTGGGGTTGGTTTGATTACTAACAAGTTTCTGGCGACCAAGATTTCTACGCCATTCCACAAGGTAAGTAATTTGTTTTCCTGGTTTTCACCAAGTTTGGACTAATGGGTAACCGGTATATTAATGAAACCATTACTCCTTCGTTATAAACGATGTTAACATTAAAAAAGGTCCAATTTTTATGCTTTTTTGGTATCTTGCTTacgtgttttagcttttattaATGAACTGTGTCCCAAATCTAAACTAGTTGAGGTCTATATAAGCTAGTTGGTGTCTTTCTTTCCTTTTGTAGCATTATTAATGAACAATGTTGCAATTCTAAACTAGTTGAAGTCTATATATGTCTGCTCTATTGGGGCCTGTGGAAGATCATTCATAGTAGTTTGATTATATGTAGGCTGTCTGTTTATGTTTTTCCATAGGAATGCAAATGCTATGTGAATACCATGGACTTCTCCTGGTTTTAGTGTGATACCTTAGAATTTGGCGGCACGTTTCTTGATTAAGCTGCTGGTCCATTTCAGAGTTATTTTACTATTTGTGCTATTCTGTAGTTTTGTATGATGTTTTTAGAAGTGACTGGAATAGTCTCAGACTGTCAAATAATGACATGTTTATTCTATTTCTCGAGCACATGTGTGAATTCGGTGACTCTGGTTTCTTGCTCATATTTCTCGATCATCTGCGTGAGTGAAAAGCAGCTACCCACTCTAGTGGTGCTCTTCTTCTTCATAGCATAAAAGCTTTAAATGGAAATTTCTTTTACTTCCATATTAATGACTGAGGTCATTAAGTTCGATGGTTTCTATGCTCTAGTGATAATTTTCTCATcttgtttttagttttttttgtcactccctccatttcaaaCTAAGTGGTGTTTTTACCTTTTCATTTgtttcaaaataagtaaaaatacatCTTACTTTCTAGTAACGAGTAGTTTTCTTAAGGGGCGTGCCCAAGCTAAAAACACCAATTatttgaaatggagggagtaataatttagaattttacgcggtaaattaaattttataagtgatccgatttaaaataatgaatggCTTTGCATATTCTAAAGGGCTGTTGTGGTTCACTTTGCTCTGCTCAGGTGTCTCTCGTATGTTCAAAAAGGACGTTTAAAGGTTCAAATATAAGAATGACAATGTTAGATGACAAACTTTCCAGCGGGAAGGTTGTTGTGCCATCTGAAGTGCTGGTAGTGGATCTGTGCTATATCTCTTATTATCAAGTACTTATTTTGGAAAATTTGGAGTTGACTTCTCTTATACTTTTGGTAAAATTGTTGGTTCATTAATTTGTGACACTTACATCAGCACTTCTTCCTATCTCTAGAAGGATTGTACACAAAAATTTGATTCCATAATGGTGCTAAATTTAGTAAACATCATCaaacttttttctatttgaatACAACTTTTGAAAAAGTTAGTTGACATGATAAAAGAACCTTCAGAAGGTACTTGAATATTAGAGAAAGTTTATCTTGGGAACTGAAGAAAGGAAGAGATAGGAAGGAAACGAGAGTGAATTTTCTCTTCTCTTGTTTGGTTGGTAGAGAAAGATTTGAGGATCATGGAGTACGGAAAGATCTTTTCCAAATTGGTGGCACGAAGCTGTGTTCTCTGTTTCTTCCTAACAATAGAAAGGAAGTGACGgctttttctctaaatttttctATCGTATTTTCTCTTCCCTTTCTCTGTTCCAAGCAAACAGTTAAgaaatgatattattttttactttcaatCTACACTCTTGTTTTTCAGATGAAACAAAAATGATTACACTGTTTTAAGTTTTAATACTTCTATACAAAAGTTATTTACGTTAGTTCAATGGATATCTAAAATCTAGAGGAAGgtaaattatcaaaaagtttAAAAGTAAAAGTTTTCAGATGAAACAAAAATGATTACACTGTTTTAAGTTTTAATACTTCTATACAAAAGTTATTTACGTTAGTTCAATGGATATCTAAAATCTAGAGGAAGgtaaattatcaaaaagtttAAAAGTAAAAGTTAAGGAAAATATATATCTGTTTTCACTTTCAATAAAAAAGGGAGGTATATctgtttttttctcaaattacgTAGTATTAAAGTAGTAATTGTTATTCGCTATAAATGTAGCAATTGAAGAGTGTGACTACCAAAGTTGTTTGATGTGCAACTGAATCAATCTACTACTGATGAGATTATTTTTCTATGCAGGCATATGAGCTCGTTCAAGGAGCAAAAGTAAGTCTCTTTTTTGAGTTGAAATGTAACtaatttatgtttgctatgctttttctttttcctttccctcctctttattttttttcacatttgtatttattttgaagtatgCATGTGGGATATATCTGTTCGGAAAGTATTTTACAGCTGAACAGTAACCTAAGTATTTGAGTTGGTATGAAGTGTATAGATGGTGATATTCTGACTGTTCTGGGCCACGTCAAATTATAGTAGAAAAATCTGAAAAGTATTGCTTTAATCTAGTGGATACGGAGTGCAGTCTAGTCCTAgacctatttttctttttagatttttgttttgtttttccttttctttttcttgtccaaTACGGACTATACAGTGAATCAGATCTCCGGTCAGAAAAAGAagcatatcttttcatgaaaaactcTTGCTCGAGTGCTGCTACCTCTGGTTGGtggaacatatatataaaattagacaCTTAGCTATTGCGTGTCATACACTTTTTGGTTACTGCTTTGTTAGTGAAAGGACACCTTAAATGGGTATTGTTTCGTGTCACAATATAACTGTTTGAGTTCATCTGAGAAGCAACTATGTGGTATATGATTTTAGTTGTATGATTTTAATCTAATGAAAGCCAACCACTATATACATATTTCAATCAATCAATAACCTTAATTACAATCTAATTGAGGTCGACTTTGTGAGTCATCTTTATACGTCCCTTACTATTCTAGGACATTTGGATTTTCATTCCAAAGTATTGGTAAATATTTGTCTGTCTCACAGCACTGACCCTCATATGGGACAATAAggctctttttttttccatctGTAATATTCGGGCACATCTTATTCCATGATGTTAGTTATAGATTGTCTCCTAGGGCTAGTTAAGAGGTTTCCTAGATCCATTCTTATCTCTAATATGCGAgttattgcataggagcggggtTTTTACCCTGTGTGCACCCAAAggtagcggctgcgggtttcccttgtcataagaataattaaaaaaactctCATCTCTACGCGGACTCCCATGTCAGAATAATTCTAAGATACTTGTACAAAGAGTGGACTAATTTGGTGTGTCAGCAACAACAAAGGCAACAACTAGGGTTTTATCTCAACTGGTATCACCTGTATggattttttttacaattgtCTTCTCCTCTTAGCGAAGTTCGCATcaatatgcatatttcaaattttaaagtttttggTGATGGGTACACAGGaaaatgggttacttttatcattttgGTTGTGTTGTTTTCATTGTTGTTGTCATTGTAGCTCTTATTATGCTGCCATTGtcattattgtttattattccTAAAGTTGTTAATTCATCCCTGTCAAGCAATTTTCAAGTATAAACTTGAAATAAAAGAAGCCCCAAGGGCCTTGGTTCTAAGGCAAAGGTTGTACAAGAAGGGATGTGTGATAGGTAATAGCATAAAATTGAATCCTGTCCAGTGAACTAAGTATGGTGTTTAAGTAGATAGGATCCCATTATCCAATGGGTAATGTAGATGATAATATCAGAGTTAAGaagataaatttataaataaacataCCAAATAGTTCAATGAATAACATATATTCCCCTGAGACATGACAATGGACCTCTCATTCAATTTTTAATCATCCTCCTCTTCTTTCTTGATATAACTTTGGGGAGACATCCCCTTTTTGCTGGATATCATcataattatcaaatttatgacttcaaaaaatgtttttgtAGTCTTAAGGAACTAAGATTCATTATTCCAACAGATAAAGTTGTTCAAAACTCTAGcttttttccattttcataaGTTCTGTACATTCAATCATTTTTCAGTCCACAATCTATTTACTTCACTTATTCATTGATATGCTAAATAAACTAGTAGAATTGGTAATTTCTCTAGCCCATTAAACGTTTTTTCTGCTGTTTAACACGTATATGCCTTTGATAATTGGAACTTGGATGTATAGGTAAAATGGAGTTATATTATGGAGGGATCGTTGCCTGAACCACCGACTGCTGTTCTCTTGCATGGTATTCTTGGCAGCAGGAAAAACTGGGGTAATGACTCATTTAAAGATTTGTAACATTTCGGCACAACACACAAATGTCTTGTGTATTCACTGAATTCTCATGATTCTTTTAAAGTGCcttgtttttcaaatttcttatcCTTGTATCTCTGAGCATATATTAACATTGCACATGCAGTGCTCGGTCAAGTCTTCTTATGTAACTAGCAGTTGGAATTTTGCTTGAAACGAGAACAGTTCCAACACCAGAATGTCTAAATGAAATTGTTATCATTTCCAAAACAGAGAGGAGTTGTAGAAACTTGAAAACTAATTCATGTACCATCTAATTCCCTCAATTTTCCAAATGGCACGGAATAATTCTTTCCTTACCCATTGCTTACctctttatgaaattaataacCCATTCCATATTTCCATCTGCACAGAGTAATGTTCTATGTCCTTAGATTTCCATCTGCACTGAGTAATGTTCTATGTCCTTAGTTTTCTATCTTGATGCTCTAAATTGCACAATTGTTACACCTAGTAGCAGCTGATGCTGGTTGAGTTCAATTTGTTTCAGTTTTATTGGTGATTGCTGATTAGGACCATCTTAGCTATACTTCAGAAACTCTTTCTTGGATAGGAAAAACTTGCTTTCGTTTAGCAGAAAAGTTAAGGGAGTGTTGTGACAGAGATACTGGAAAGGagattccatattttttttcttttcacccGACCATGAACCAAGTTTCATGATGCATCATGCTTATTGCTCTCTGTGAATTCTCCTTTTATCTTCAAGTACAATGGGTTTACTCAAATTCTGTTTCCCCCTTTTTGTTTTGATATCTAACTGTGTTGCAAGTTCTTCTGCAATGTACTTCAGAATCCTGATAAAGAACCTGTAGTTTGAGCCTTGAGGAAGTTcatattacaataaaatgtaAAACTATTTGCTTAACGAAAAGACTGATTTAAAAGTGTCTCTATTGCTGGAGTGCAAGGGAAATTTTACATCTTGTGGCATAGAGGTTCTTATTTCCATAGAGAATTACTAGTTAATTGCCGACTTACTATTGCTTTAGATagttttcttttgatttctattatttttatttttcttattcctcCAATCTGCTCAACCAATTTTTTCGTTCTTCAAGTTTCTTCTCGTCAACCTTTTTTCATGACAATCTCAAATTTTCAGGAAGCTTTGCTAGGAGATTGGCCCAAGAATTTCCGAAATGGCAGGTAGTAGAGATAAGCACTACTTCTTATCCCTTCTTATATACGCAATATCTTAAAGAGTTCTACATTATGTTTACCTTGTCTCAATTGGACAGGGAGTGTGTTTTGTTGCATGTTGTTTACTGTTGGCCAATTCAACCCccttttcttctatattttatCTGTGAAGAATGAAGAGAAAGGAAGATTTGATCTGGCATTACTACCCTTGAGAGATAGTCTATTCTTATATTCGTAAAGCTTGGAGACATTGAAAAGCCCAAGAAGATTCTTTTCACATAACCATAGATTAGGCAATTCCCAGGCTGCTCAATTAGTGGTCACTGAAAGGGAAGGAGGTCTCAGGTTCAAATCCCAATGAAGGCAAAAAACACTTGGTGGTTTGTTTCCATCAGTCTAAACCATGGTTGTCAGGGTTACCCGTATCTGCGCTAGTAGAGATAGCAAGTACCTAGTGAATAGTTGAGGTGAGTGCACGCTGGCCCGTACACCACTGTCattagaaaaaaacataatcatagATTATATAAAAACAACACCTGAGTGTTTTTGTTGAACTTTTGGATAAGTGACATCCTCTTGTCTGTTCTTCAATTCTTTCCTGTATACTGTATTGAGCTGCTTACATTTTATCACTAAAATGATACGTCctaaaacaatttctttttggttGTTGGAAGACAAATATAGGaacaaattcaatttcaaacttcatTGAAGTCATTAATTAACATCCTATAGAAACTCTTTTGGGAACAATAAGTTTGGAGCGCAATGATGTTGGGGCAACTTTTGTTGTAGGGGTGCTGTATCATATGTGGCTACGCGTCAAGTCCTTACCTGAAAACAGTGCTCTATTTTTAtcgatttatttgatcaaaaaGGTAATATTAAAACATATAGTGAAGctttagaaaataaaacaaaaacatatgaaGCTCCCAATTTTTTGGGGTTCTGATGTGCTTTATTACCCTCCTGAGAGAGGCAACTAGAAACAGATTGTGATGTATTGAACTGTTCTATTTGAGCTTGTTTGAGTTTTCctgaatatttttcattaactcTTGGAAGATACTATTAATTGCGGTCTCATATTCTTGAACCAATATTTTCTCCTCTTTGTGGGGATGTCATCTTGAATTCATTTGCTTTTGATGCCTTTCGCCAGTTGTTGTCCTCAAAAATCACGTTCTTCTTCAACTGATTGTTGATATTTTATGATTGACTTGTTTTGATATGATATTTGGGTGATACTGATATTGTTGCGGACAGTCTTACAGTAGATTTACTTTTCTGCAGTTTCTCCTGGTGGACTTGCGGTGCCATGGTGATTCAGCATCCCTCAAGAAGAGAGGCACACATACAGTCGCGTCAGCTGCTCTTGATGTCCTAAAGCTGGTATAGTTTCTTGACCATGACCTGTTGCCTTATGCAAGTACTGTATTTTCTTGAGTGCCATTTTATATGGCATCCGTATCACTAAGCTTTTTGTGGGGCAGGCATGGAAAATTTTGACAGACATTATCAGTCAGTCCTTGACTGTGCTTCTATTTGTTTCGTTGAAGTTTAGAAGAGCATGACCAGTTGCATTATTCtcaaatgtatatttttctttgaatattGATAAACATATTATCTTTCTGCAAGTAGATATGGGTCTTGCATGCACACTTGTGGATGTTTACATGTTTCATGTGGAAACATTAGCTATGGTCATGTCATCCTAGAAGCCCCCATGATTGATGTTGTTCCTTCCGTTATTGTTGAACTTTTTTGCCCTCATAGTTGACTTGCAATTCTAATTCTTTCAGTTAGATATCCATTTCCTATTTCATCCCTTTTTTTGTGGGATCAGTTCTCTACTTAGTCAAGTAGACAACATTCATTATTATTGGGTTCTCCCATTACATTCCCAActgctttcaaattttcaaagagGGGACTAGCTTCATCTTCAAACCCATGAAAGTGAAGCTTTCTTCATCCATCTAAAGGCATCACATCTACTGGTGGTTTTACAATGACTTGCATGGCTTTTCGTCGTCACAACAATGGGTAATGAAGTGTCAACCTTAGTGTTGACTGAATGAATCTTTGTTGATCATCGAATGATGTTCTGATTCCCATGAATTTTCACTACATGCTTTGTTTGGACTGAATCACAAGATTTCTGAGTGTTAGTAATCTCTGTTCTCCCCTTGGCTTGATTGGTCAAGGCAGTTGACCTGTGCAACCTAGGTGAGAGGCCAAGATATGTGCATCATGTGATTTTTCCACATCAGCTAGGTGTCACCATCTCTTTTTGATaaggtaaataattttatcaatattgGGAAATCCCTGCATACAAGATGTAGAGAAACCTACTCTAAAATATGATTCTCTACGAAGTCACCCACTCAACTAAACAAACAAGAACCTATTTGTGCAACAAAAGAAACTAGAGACAAGAAGCTACTCTTCACATGTACAAAATCACCCCAACCCCTTCGAAAGCTCTCCTATCCCTCTCCCTCCGCACAACCCATATACGTCTCTGATAAGTGTCCTGGCCAACTATCTTATGGCCTATTTGTTAATTTGCTCTAAGATGCTGCATTTTATGCAGGATTATTTTTTTGACGTGACAAGGCTAGTTTAATTTGAATCAAATATGGGTCCCGCAGACCTGTCCAAGATGTCCACTCTATGTACTCGACACATGTGGTCCTTCCCTCTGTGTTTGTGTTACATTGTCAGTGACTTACATTGTTGTCTCTTATGATTCTCTTGTTTTTCTGATTTTGTGTTGGGTCAAATGGTTCCCCATTTTGCCTCTTCACTTCTTGCCTGAGATGTTAACACTATTACGGTAACACATTGCTTGGGCTCAATCTTTATTTCTTCTGTCTAGCTTGGCCAGCTCAGACTGACTCCCCGAGTTGTAGTTGGTCACAGCTTTGGAGGAAAAGGTAACTTTTAGCTTATTACAGTGAAAAGCTACTTGGTGAATTCAAttgatattttgttgtttaGACATTGATCTTCCTTATTACTATGCAGTTGCATTGAGCATGGTTGAGCAGGTTCCAAAGCCCCTTGCACGGCCTGTTAGAGTAAGTATTCTGTATGAAGACTGTAAAAGCATGCTTGCAGTAATATCAAACACAGTTTTGGATATAGATTGGAACTTGTGAGTGGTTAAAGCAATGTTAAGAACTCAGTTAAGGCAGTATATACCATTTGCTTCACAATTCTCTCATTTTGAATGGGTGATATCGGTAATTGATCTTTACGCATAAGTATCCCGTAATAAAATTCTACAAGCATACTTGAGATAATATCAAATACTGTTTCAATATAGCTTAAACTTGTGAAAACTTAAAAGTAATGTTAAAAGCTCAGTTAAGGCTATATACCATTTGCCTTCCAGTTTTCTCGTTTACATATGATGATTTTGGTAATTGGCTTTCAGGGatgataattttcttttctattgcACTTTCTTTTGTCTTGCAATCTATTTTTCCatcatgtgtttttttttctttttctttccactCCAAATTCTTAGAAGTAATTCAAACTAATTGGGTCATAGGTCTGGGTTCTAGATGCCACTCCAGGAGAGGTTCGAGCTGGTGCAGATGGAGATGATCATCCAGCTGAATTGATATCATTTCTGAGTAAATTACCAAAAGAGGTAAGTCCTTCTGGTGATTTCACTTTGTATGAAAATGTCTCCATGTATGTTGCTTTACATGAACCTTAACAAACTTTATTCTCTCTACTTGTTAACTCTCCATGATATCTTTAGTGTGTCAATATAGATACGTGTTCATTTTAGGATTTTTGAGAAGAAATTGGGATGGGAGGTACAGTGGGCCTATTAGTGTGTTCATTCTCTGATGTGTATAGTTTAAAAGAGCAAAATAGGATTGCATTCTGAAGATAGAAATTTCTTGTTAAGTGtgtcatgtttttttttgtaccTCGCttgtataaatatttgatcAAAATTGT
Proteins encoded in this region:
- the LOC101266233 gene encoding uncharacterized protein isoform X1; its protein translation is MSAISNFTACRRFQNGAALTKDSPGVGLITNKFLATKISTPFHKVSLVCSKRTFKGSNIRMTMLDDKLSSGKVVVPSEVLVVDLCYISYYQAYELVQGAKVKWSYIMEGSLPEPPTAVLLHGILGSRKNWGSFARRLAQEFPKWQFLLVDLRCHGDSASLKKRGTHTVASAALDVLKLLGQLRLTPRVVVGHSFGGKVALSMVEQVPKPLARPVRVWVLDATPGEVRAGADGDDHPAELISFLSKLPKEVSSKRDIVDALIQEGFSRDVAQWVVTNLRQTNTAGSSPSPLSWVFDLKGIAEMYQSYEETNLWKIVEDVPRGVHVNFLKAERSLHRWALEDIRRIHVAEEQAVEEGGGVEMHVLEDAGHWVHADNPDGLFKILSFSFQGF
- the LOC101266233 gene encoding uncharacterized protein isoform X2, with product MSAISNFTACRRFQNGAALTKDSPGVGLITNKFLATKISTPFHKVSLVCSKRTFKGSNIRMTMLDDKLSSGKVVVPSEVLAYELVQGAKVKWSYIMEGSLPEPPTAVLLHGILGSRKNWGSFARRLAQEFPKWQFLLVDLRCHGDSASLKKRGTHTVASAALDVLKLLGQLRLTPRVVVGHSFGGKVALSMVEQVPKPLARPVRVWVLDATPGEVRAGADGDDHPAELISFLSKLPKEVSSKRDIVDALIQEGFSRDVAQWVVTNLRQTNTAGSSPSPLSWVFDLKGIAEMYQSYEETNLWKIVEDVPRGVHVNFLKAERSLHRWALEDIRRIHVAEEQAVEEGGGVEMHVLEDAGHWVHADNPDGLFKILSFSFQGF